A single Carnobacterium inhibens subsp. inhibens DSM 13024 DNA region contains:
- a CDS encoding post-transcriptional regulator translates to MLLINEFFTYSTKYEPWLKLKIREFNQLGYHQISEEDLWNYIASFCWKKKIPTHYYQQINDIMKITPNHYLDYAAVEAQVYKVTSLDEMDLEDLF, encoded by the coding sequence ATGCTATTGATCAATGAATTCTTTACTTACTCTACAAAGTACGAGCCGTGGTTAAAGTTAAAGATCCGGGAATTTAATCAATTAGGATATCATCAAATAAGTGAAGAAGATTTATGGAATTATATTGCAAGCTTCTGTTGGAAAAAAAAGATTCCAACCCATTACTATCAACAAATCAATGATATCATGAAAATTACTCCTAATCATTATTTAGATTACGCTGCTGTAGAAGCTCAAGTTTACAAAGTTACTTCACTTGATGAGATGGATTTAGAAGATTTATTTTAA
- the tgt gene encoding tRNA guanosine(34) transglycosylase Tgt, whose product MPEPAIKYRLIKKEKHTGARLGEIITPHGTFPTPMFMPVGTLASVKSLAPEELESMGASIILSNTYHLWLRPGEDIVEEAGGLHKFMNWDKGILTDSGGFQVFSLSDLRRIEEEGVHFRNHLNGSKMFLSPEKAINIQNKLGPDIMMSFDECPPFDESFDYVKKSVERTSRWAERGLKAHAKPDSQGLFGIIQGAGFKELRQQSARDLVSMDFPGYSIGGLSVGEPKESMNKVLEYTTPFIPEDKPRYLMGVGTADSLIDGVMRGVDMFDCVLPTRIARNGTCMTSKGRVVIKNAQYERDFGPLDDKCDCYTCRNYTRAYIRHLIKADETFGLRLTSYHNLYFLLNVMKDVRQAIMDDNLLEYRESFFEEYGYNKPNARNF is encoded by the coding sequence ATGCCAGAGCCAGCAATTAAATACCGATTAATAAAAAAAGAAAAACATACAGGAGCAAGACTTGGAGAAATTATTACACCGCACGGAACATTTCCAACACCAATGTTTATGCCAGTTGGAACACTAGCAAGTGTTAAAAGTCTTGCACCTGAAGAACTAGAGTCAATGGGAGCCAGCATTATTTTAAGCAATACGTATCATTTATGGTTACGCCCAGGTGAAGATATCGTAGAAGAAGCCGGTGGACTGCATAAGTTTATGAATTGGGACAAAGGTATTTTGACCGATTCAGGCGGATTCCAAGTATTTTCATTAAGTGATCTGCGAAGAATTGAAGAAGAAGGTGTTCACTTTAGAAATCATTTAAATGGTTCTAAAATGTTTTTGTCACCTGAAAAAGCGATCAATATTCAAAATAAATTAGGACCAGATATTATGATGAGTTTTGATGAGTGTCCGCCTTTTGACGAAAGTTTTGATTACGTAAAAAAATCTGTTGAACGAACAAGTCGTTGGGCTGAACGAGGATTAAAAGCTCATGCAAAACCAGACAGTCAAGGCTTATTTGGTATTATCCAAGGTGCTGGGTTTAAAGAACTTCGTCAACAGAGTGCGCGTGACTTAGTATCCATGGATTTTCCTGGATATTCAATAGGAGGACTTTCTGTTGGGGAACCAAAAGAAAGTATGAATAAAGTATTAGAATACACTACTCCTTTTATTCCTGAAGATAAACCTCGTTACTTGATGGGTGTAGGAACTGCCGATTCATTGATCGATGGTGTTATGAGGGGAGTCGATATGTTTGATTGCGTGTTGCCAACTCGTATTGCTCGTAATGGGACATGTATGACCAGTAAAGGTCGAGTGGTTATCAAAAATGCACAATATGAACGCGATTTTGGGCCTTTGGATGATAAATGTGATTGCTATACTTGTCGTAATTATACAAGAGCTTATATTCGTCATTTGATCAAAGCAGATGAAACATTCGGATTACGTTTGACTAGTTACCACAATCTGTATTTCTTATTAAATGTAATGAAAGACGTTAGACAAGCAATTATGGATGATAATCTACTGGAATATAGAGAAAGCTTTTTTGAAGAATATGGTTATAATAAACCAAACGCTAGAAATTTCTAA
- the yajC gene encoding preprotein translocase subunit YajC has translation MELILNFVPFIAIMGLMYFLMIRPQKKAATKTQNMLSAMKKGDSAVTIGGLHGVIDEVNTTNNTVVLDCDGIFLTFEKKAIARVSSSEVTTSVEDLGTNTPQNTLEETNDEEL, from the coding sequence ATGGAATTAATTCTTAATTTTGTACCTTTTATTGCGATTATGGGTTTGATGTACTTTTTGATGATTCGTCCGCAAAAAAAAGCTGCTACAAAAACACAAAATATGCTAAGTGCTATGAAAAAAGGTGACTCAGCTGTTACAATAGGCGGATTACATGGAGTTATTGATGAAGTAAATACAACGAATAACACTGTAGTTCTTGACTGCGATGGTATATTCTTAACATTCGAAAAGAAAGCTATTGCTCGTGTATCAAGTAGTGAAGTGACTACTTCAGTAGAAGATCTTGGTACAAATACACCACAAAACACATTAGAAGAAACTAATGATGAAGAGCTTTAA